TGCTCGCAACGGCGCATCCCATTGGTATTTTTGCAGAATGTCACCGGGTTTATGGTGGGCCGAAAGTACGAGAACGAAGGCATCGCGCGCCATGGAGCGAAGATGGTAACGGCGGTGGCCTGCACCAAAGTACCCAAAATCACGATGGTTTTGGGCGGCTCATTTGGTGCGGGTAACTACGGTATGTCCGGGCGCGCCTATAGCCCTCGCTTCATGTGGACCTGGCCCAATGCAAGGGTTTCCGTGATGGGCGGTGAGCAGGCGGCGGGCGTGCTTGCCACCGTCAAACGCGACGCGATCGAGCGCGCGGGCGAGCAGTGGAGCGCCGAGGCCGAGGCCGAGTTCAAGCGCCCCACCATCGAAATGTTCGAAGAACAAAGCCACCCGCTCTATGGCAGTGCACGGCTTTGGGACGATGGCGTTGTCGATCCGCGCAAGACCCGCGACGTGTTGGCTTTGTCGCTCTCTGCGACATTGAACGCACCAATTGCCGAGACGCGGTTCGGCGTGTTCCGGATGTAAGCGGATGGCTGAACAACCAGAGAACAGAACGTTTGGCAAGCGTGACCCGTTTACCGGCGAGCGCTGGGTTCACGTTGGTCGCGCTGCGGCCCACGACCACCCAAAAGGGCGGCTGCATTGGTCATTCATTCTGGTGGCGCTGTGCTTGTTTGTGATCGCCGCGCTGAAGGCGCGAACCGGGTTGCAAACCGGCGGGCCTGGCTGGGCCGCAACGGTGGCATTGCTCCCGTCCGTGACCGGTGTCCTGATCTTTTTGCGCGCGCCTATTGCGCGGCTTTTGTTGATCGTGATGGGCGCGGTTTCAATCTTCAACGCGGTTCAATCAGGCTTGGGGCAGGGCGATCTTATTGAACTGGCACAGATTTTGGCTGTCGTCAGCCTCACCATCTGGATGTGGGAGGGCGAGCGGCCCAATCTCGCCTATGGTTATCGCTACCGAAGTCGAAAGCGCGATAATGGTTGAAATTGTGCCCCTGTCCGCTTTGGAACGGGCCCCGACCTGCGACACGCGTGAAAAACCGGATTCGGTGAGAAAAGGATAATGCAATGTTTGACACAATTCTGATTGCCAACCGAGGCGAGATAGCCGTGCGCGTTGCCAAAACTGCGCAGGCGTTGGGCGTGAAGGTCGTGGCGGTCTATTCCGATGCCGACGCCAATGCGGCCCATGTGGCAGCGGCAGACGAGGCGGTCCATATCGGTGGTGCCGCGCCTTCTGAAAGCTATCTGAAAGGCGATGTGATCATCAAAGCTGCGCTGAACACTGGCGCTCAGGCAATTCACCCCGGCTATGGCTTTCTCAGCGAGAACCCCGATTTTGTGGCCGCGGTCGAGGCCGCGGGCCTGACCTTCATCGGCCCGTCGCCAGACGCGATCAACGCCATGGGCCTGAAGGATGCGGCCAAGGTGCTCATGGAGAAGGCCGGAGTGCCCGTGGTGCCGGGCTATCACGGCAGCAATCAGGACCCGGAGCACTTGAATGGGGCTGCCGATGCAATTGGTTATCCCGTGCTGATCAAGGCCGTCGCAGGGGGCGGTGGCAAAGGTATGCGGCTGGTTGAAAAGAGCGGCGATTTCATGGATGCGCTGGAGTCGGCTAAAAGCGAATCCAAGACCGCGTTTGGCAACCAAGATGTATTGATCGAAAAGTTCGTCAATCAGCCACGCCACATCGAAGTGCAGGTGTTCGGCGATGGGGAAAAGGCAGTTCATCTGTTTGAACGCGATTGCTCGCTGCAACGGCGCCATCAAAAGGTGATCGAAGAAGCCCCGGCGCCGGGCATGACGGCTGAGATGCGCGAAGCGATGGGGCGGGCGGCCGTGCGCGCGGCCGAAGCGATCGGATACAAAGGGGCGGGAACGATTGAGTTCATTGTCGATGGCTCGAACGGGCTGCGCCCGGATGGATTCTGGTTCATGGAAATGAACACCCGTTTGCAAGTCGAACATCCTGTTACCGAGGCGATTACCGGCGTTGATTTGGTGGAATGGCAGTTACGGGTGGCAAGCGGCGAAAGCCTGCCCAAACAACAACAAGAGCTGAGCATTTCGGGCCACGCCTTTGAGAGCCGTCTCTATGCCGAGGATGTTCCGAAAGGATTTCTGCCAGCAACCGGAACACTGACACATCTGAGTTTCGCAAGCGTGGCGCGGGCTGACAGCGGTGTGCGCGCCGGGGATACGATTTCACCCTATTATGACCCGATGATTGCCAAGCTCATCACCCATGGCGCAACCCGTGAGATCGCCTTGAAAAAAATGGCGCGCGCGCTGCGCGAGACGCAGGTGGGTGGCACGGTGACCAATCTGGCATTCCTCGGCGCGCTTTGTGATCATGAAGGGTTTGCCAAGGGCGATGTGGATACCGGTCTGATTGGCCGGGAACTCGAAAGCCTCGTGGTTGAACCGGTGGCAACACCTCGACTGATTGCACAAGCCGCAATGGCAGCGATGGGTTTACTGGGTGCGCCCGCGTGGGACCGCGGATTTTCGCTTTGGCAACCTGAGAAGCGAAACGTGGTGCTCGATATCGCAGGTGAGCAGCAAACAGTTTCAGTCACCCTGCGCGGTGCTAAATCCGCGGTGGTTCACCTCGCAGAGACTGAAGTTGAGGCACAATGGCAAGAAGGGTGGCGGTTTGATGGTGATATGGCCGCGCCCTGGATCTTGGTCGGCGACACTGTCACGATTTTTGAGGCTTATGGCTTGAGCTTCCAAATTGTCGACCCACTCGAACGTGGCACGGGCGCGCGCGGCGATGGCAATCTGATCGAGGCGCCCATGCCCGGTCTTGTGAAGTCGATTTTTGCTAAAGCCGGGCAGGAAGTAAAGCAAGGCGATCGGATGGCCATTCTGGAAGCGATGAAAATGGAGCATTCACTCTTGGCTGCACGCGATGGCGTGGTGGCCGAGGTTCTGGCCGTGACCGGATCACAGGTTGAGGCCGGAGAAGCGCTGATCCGGCTAGAGGAAGATGTCGAAGACGCCGCTTGAGAAGCATTGATCAAAGCGAGTTTCACGCCTGTATCGTGAGGGGGGGTGAGCCGCTTTGATGCGCTGTATCGGGTTTCAGGACTATCGGGAGGTATCGGGATGGGCGATAAAAAGATACGTTTGCATTCGGTCGCTGGTAGCCGGTCCTTTCGGGTGCTGTGGCTGCTTTATGAGATGGGTATCGAGCCAGAAGTGATCTCGTACGATCTGGGTCGGGGTGACCTGCGTTCGCCGGATTTTCAGACGCTTTCTCCCGCCGGGCGCGTGCCGGTGCTTGAGATCGACGGGCAGGTTCTGTTCGAAAGTGGCGCAATCACTGAATACCTTGGCGAAACGCGCCCCGAGCATGGTTTGGCACCCGGTGTGGGCATGCCCGAGCGGGCGCAATTCCTGACTTGGTTGCATTATGCTGAAACAATTGGGGTGCTGATACAAAACCTGAATTTACAACAGGTCTTCTTGCCAAAGCCAGAGATGCGATCGCCTACCGTTATTGGAATCGAGGTCAAGCGGTTGGCAATTTCACTCAAACCGTTGGAGCGCATTCTGGGTGAGCAGGAGTATTTGTTGAAGGTTGGTTTTTCGGCAGCCGATACGATGATGGGCTTCACTATGGAAAGTGCGCGTCACTATGTGCGATTTGACCGGTTTCCAAATATTCAAGAGTATAAGACGCGGATCGAAGCGCGTCCGGCCTATCAACGCGCGCTGGAAGCGGAAGGACTGCAGCAGTTTTATGATCGAGAGTTTTACGAAATTCCAGAAGGATAGCGCGGCAGGTGGGTAGGGAATCTTCGAGCATAATTGCATTTGAACAGATAAAGAGGGTGGATCGTAGCAATGGGCGAACGGGTTGAGATTTTTGAGGTCGGGCCTCGGGATGGATTGCAGAACGAAAAACGTCAAATCGCGACCGCCGACAAGATTACGCTAGTCGATCTCTTGAGCAAGGCTGGATTTGCGCGGATTGAAGTGGCATCTTTTGTGAGCCCGAAATGGGTGCCGCAGATGGCTGATTCAGCGGATGTCTTGGCAGGAATAAAGAGAGTCGAGGGTGTCAGATATGCTGCGTTGACGCCTAATATGCGCGGTTTTCATGGGGCCGTGGCAGCGGGGGCTGACGAAATTGCCATTTTCGGCTCGGCATCGGAAGGATTTTCCAAGGCCAATATCAATGCTTCAATTGAGGAGAGCATCATAAGGTTTGCTCCGGTTGTTAAGGCGGCACACAACATCGGGTTGCCGGTACGTGGCTACATTTCTTGCGTTACAGATTGTCCCTATGATGGCCCAACTGATCCGGGCGAGGTTGCGAGGGTTGCCGAAATTCTATGGGCGCAAGGCGTATATGAGATTTCTCTGGGTGATACCGTTGGCAAAGGCACGCCGGAGCGAATAGATGCAATGTTAGCGGCTGTCTCTGGTGTAGTGCCGATCAAGAACCTGGCTGGGCACTATCATGACACTGCTGGCCGAGCTCTCGCAAATGTTGAAGCGTCCTTGGCCCGAGGTATCCGGGTGTTTGATGCCGCTGTGGGCGGTTTGGGTGGCTGTCCTTATGCGCCCGGCGCGGCGGGAAACGTGGCGACCGAACTGGTGCATGACCGTTTGGTGGCATTAGGATATGAAACTGGACTACAGCGACGTGTGCTAGAAAAAGCTGCGTCATTGGCGCGTGGGCTACGGACGGAGACTGGTGATGTATGAAACGCTAAGCATTGAGCGCGATGAGCGGGGCGTGGCAACGCTGTGGCTTGATCGTGAAGACAAGCACAATGCCATGTCTGGAGAGATGATCGAAGAGTTGGCGGATGCAGCTGCCGAATTGGCAGCAGATGAAACCGTGCGTGTCGTGGTACTGGCGGCGAAGGGCAAGAGTTTTTGCGCAGGCGGCGATTTACGATGGATGCAAGATCAGATGGCCGCCAACCCCGAAGAACGTCGTGCCGGGGCACGAAAGTTGGCAATGGCACTCTTTGCGCTCAACACCCTGCCAAAGCCATTGATCGCACGCGTCCAAGGTAATGCCTTTGGTGGCGGTATTGGCATGATTTCGGTAGCCGATGTAGCCGTCGGCGTGTCAGGGGCCAAATTTGGCCTGACAGAAGTCAAACTTGGTCTAATCCCGGCGACGATCTCGCCTTACGTATTGGCAAGGATGGGCGAGGACAAAGCGCGACGCGTGTTCATGTCAGCTAGGCTTTTCGAAGCGGAAGAAGCACGTGATTTGAACCTCTTGGCGAGAGTCGTAACGCCAGATGAACTGGATAGTGCAGTTGAGGCAGAAGTGTTGCCCTATTTGAGCGCAGCGCCTGGGGCTGTTGCGGAAAGTAAAAAGTTAGCTCGAATGCTAGGGCCTGCAATCACACCCGAGATTGTGGATGCGACGATCTCCCGGCTGGTTACCACTTGGGAGGGGGATGAGGCACGTGATGGAATTGCAGCCTTTTTTGCCAAACGCAAAGCGCCTTGGGTTTCGTGAACATACCGTGTTAACTGTTTGATCCTATGCCTCTAGACGCGGCCGGTTTCGTAGCTGGCAAATGAGTTTCATCGGTCATACCTTATCCTGTCAATGACTCGGATATCCGATGGTCGAATTGCCACATGTCGGAGTGTAGAAGCATTCGATGTTGCCTAAAGCTTCAAAGCGGGCCAGATCGGGACGTTGACAGACTTCGCGCCGCACCCGTTAGACTTGAAGAATGAGCAGAAGGTTTGCATTCCAACGCTATCCCGGGCGTAGCTGGATCGTCTCTTACAACATGCTGCCCCAGTAATCGCCTTGATCCGTTACCTTCTTCCGAAAATATCTGATTTTGTATTGGCAGGCGCAAATCGTATGTGGTTTCGTTTGGTTCAAGAGTGTTTCACACAAATCTGCCCTTTCACTTTTCGCCCGGTGCGTTTGATATGCCAGCCTGGATATTGCCATTCATAGGAAGCGGGGGATTGCGTAAATAGGAAGGGTGCAGGGGAAGACCCGTTTCTGCGGGAAATTTCCTGAGAATTGATAATATAGAGCCTTTGTTAAGCACTGCTGGGCCATTCTTGGTCGACGAATGAATTGTAGCGGAAATGGCAAATGCATGGCCTGATCAACCGAACGATACAGCGCTTTGTAAGCGATACCTATGGCGAGGCTGTCTGGGTGGGTGCCTGCGTGGCTGCGGAGTTGGGCCTTGTCGAATTCGAGGCGATGCTGATTTATGATGACGACCTGACCCTGCGGGTTCTGGAAGCTGTTTCGGTTGAGTTGGACAAGAGTCGCTGGGAGATTCTGGAAGATATCGGAACCTATCTTGTCAGTCATTCAGAGGCCGAAGCAGTGCGTCGGTTGCTGCGTTTTGCTGGTGATGATTTTGTCGAATTCCTGCACTCGCTAGATGATCTTCCCGATCGGGCACGGCTGGCCGTTGCCGATCTGGAATTGCCGCTGCTGGAATTGTGCGAACATGCTCCTGACAAGTTCACTTTGACAGTGCGCTCGCAAGGTGAAGGGTTTGGCTACGTGATGATCGGGATGCTACGGTCGCTGGCCGATGACTACGGCGCGCTGGTGTTGCTGGACTACCAAGGCGGGCAAAGTGGTTTCGAAGTGGTGAATGTAACCCTGATCGAAACCGGTTTCGCGATTGGGCGTGAATTTGAACTTGGTGCTGGGGCGGGAGCGGGTAGCGCTTAGCTGCTTGAAGTGGAATGGCTTTGCCAGATGGCCGCCTGACGGCTGACGATCTGCTCGGGACGAGGCTTGGGCGCGGACTTAGTCAAGGGGCGGCTGAGGAGGTGATACCATGCGGGTGTCACACATGAAGGAGATCGAAAGATGAAATGTGTGGTGAACCAGATGATTCCGATACTGAATACGCTTTGTCCGATGCACGCTATTGTTGATGTCTCGGGCCAAATCCGTCATGTCGGGCCGACCTTGCAAAAGCTGCGCCCCGGTTCGCCACTGACAGCGCAGCGTTTTCTCGAGCTTTTCGAATTGCGCCGTCCTTGCAATGTAAGCACGATGGCCGATCTCTTTGCATCGAGCGGGATGAAACTGCAACTGAAATTCCGTGATCTGCCTGCAACGGCGTTTAAAGGTGTGCTAATGCCGCTGCCGGAAAAGGATGGCGCGCTTGTAAACCTCTCGTTCGGAATATCGGTATTGGACGCGGTGCGTGATTACGAGCTTTCTAGCGGTGATTTCGCCGCTACCGATATGGCTATAGAAATGCTCTATCTGCTTGAGGCGAAGTCAGCGGCGATGGCTGCGTCACGCAAGCTCAATTCGCAGCTGCAAAGCGCGATGATTGCGGCCGAGGAGCAGGCGTATACTGATACGCTGACCGGTTTGAAAAACCGCCGCGCGATGAATCATATGCTAGACCGCCTGATCGCGGCGGGGCAGCCGTTTGCGTTGATGCATATCGATCTGGATTACTTCAAGGCGGTCAATGACACGATGGGCCATGCGGCGGGTGATCATGTTTTGCAACAGGTGGCGCGGATCATGGTGGAGGAAACCCGCGCCGACGACGTGGTTGCGCGAGTGGGCGGTGACGAATTCGTGCTGATTATTGCCGGGCTGCTCGGCCCGGAGCGGCTGCAGGCGGTGGCAATGCGGATCATCGACAAGCTAGAAATGCCCATACTGTTCGGCGACCAGATATGTCAGATATCTGCCAGCTGTGGCACCGTTCTGTCGAGCGACTATGGGCCACCGGATGCGGCGCGGATGCTAGCTGATGCCGATCTTGCGCTCTATGCCTCCAAGCACAAAGGCCGGGCTTGCCATACGTTTTTTTCCCCTGACATGCGCA
This window of the Rhodobacteraceae bacterium LMO-JJ12 genome carries:
- a CDS encoding GGDEF domain-containing protein, coding for MKCVVNQMIPILNTLCPMHAIVDVSGQIRHVGPTLQKLRPGSPLTAQRFLELFELRRPCNVSTMADLFASSGMKLQLKFRDLPATAFKGVLMPLPEKDGALVNLSFGISVLDAVRDYELSSGDFAATDMAIEMLYLLEAKSAAMAASRKLNSQLQSAMIAAEEQAYTDTLTGLKNRRAMNHMLDRLIAAGQPFALMHIDLDYFKAVNDTMGHAAGDHVLQQVARIMVEETRADDVVARVGGDEFVLIIAGLLGPERLQAVAMRIIDKLEMPILFGDQICQISASCGTVLSSDYGPPDAARMLADADLALYASKHKGRACHTFFSPDMRSVTASNDCRVEMQTQH
- a CDS encoding heme NO-binding domain-containing protein; translated protein: MHGLINRTIQRFVSDTYGEAVWVGACVAAELGLVEFEAMLIYDDDLTLRVLEAVSVELDKSRWEILEDIGTYLVSHSEAEAVRRLLRFAGDDFVEFLHSLDDLPDRARLAVADLELPLLELCEHAPDKFTLTVRSQGEGFGYVMIGMLRSLADDYGALVLLDYQGGQSGFEVVNVTLIETGFAIGREFELGAGAGAGSA
- a CDS encoding crotonase/enoyl-CoA hydratase family protein → MYETLSIERDERGVATLWLDREDKHNAMSGEMIEELADAAAELAADETVRVVVLAAKGKSFCAGGDLRWMQDQMAANPEERRAGARKLAMALFALNTLPKPLIARVQGNAFGGGIGMISVADVAVGVSGAKFGLTEVKLGLIPATISPYVLARMGEDKARRVFMSARLFEAEEARDLNLLARVVTPDELDSAVEAEVLPYLSAAPGAVAESKKLARMLGPAITPEIVDATISRLVTTWEGDEARDGIAAFFAKRKAPWVS
- a CDS encoding hydroxymethylglutaryl-CoA lyase; the encoded protein is MGERVEIFEVGPRDGLQNEKRQIATADKITLVDLLSKAGFARIEVASFVSPKWVPQMADSADVLAGIKRVEGVRYAALTPNMRGFHGAVAAGADEIAIFGSASEGFSKANINASIEESIIRFAPVVKAAHNIGLPVRGYISCVTDCPYDGPTDPGEVARVAEILWAQGVYEISLGDTVGKGTPERIDAMLAAVSGVVPIKNLAGHYHDTAGRALANVEASLARGIRVFDAAVGGLGGCPYAPGAAGNVATELVHDRLVALGYETGLQRRVLEKAASLARGLRTETGDV
- a CDS encoding ATP-grasp domain-containing protein, translated to MFDTILIANRGEIAVRVAKTAQALGVKVVAVYSDADANAAHVAAADEAVHIGGAAPSESYLKGDVIIKAALNTGAQAIHPGYGFLSENPDFVAAVEAAGLTFIGPSPDAINAMGLKDAAKVLMEKAGVPVVPGYHGSNQDPEHLNGAADAIGYPVLIKAVAGGGGKGMRLVEKSGDFMDALESAKSESKTAFGNQDVLIEKFVNQPRHIEVQVFGDGEKAVHLFERDCSLQRRHQKVIEEAPAPGMTAEMREAMGRAAVRAAEAIGYKGAGTIEFIVDGSNGLRPDGFWFMEMNTRLQVEHPVTEAITGVDLVEWQLRVASGESLPKQQQELSISGHAFESRLYAEDVPKGFLPATGTLTHLSFASVARADSGVRAGDTISPYYDPMIAKLITHGATREIALKKMARALRETQVGGTVTNLAFLGALCDHEGFAKGDVDTGLIGRELESLVVEPVATPRLIAQAAMAAMGLLGAPAWDRGFSLWQPEKRNVVLDIAGEQQTVSVTLRGAKSAVVHLAETEVEAQWQEGWRFDGDMAAPWILVGDTVTIFEAYGLSFQIVDPLERGTGARGDGNLIEAPMPGLVKSIFAKAGQEVKQGDRMAILEAMKMEHSLLAARDGVVAEVLAVTGSQVEAGEALIRLEEDVEDAA
- a CDS encoding glutathione S-transferase family protein, with amino-acid sequence MGDKKIRLHSVAGSRSFRVLWLLYEMGIEPEVISYDLGRGDLRSPDFQTLSPAGRVPVLEIDGQVLFESGAITEYLGETRPEHGLAPGVGMPERAQFLTWLHYAETIGVLIQNLNLQQVFLPKPEMRSPTVIGIEVKRLAISLKPLERILGEQEYLLKVGFSAADTMMGFTMESARHYVRFDRFPNIQEYKTRIEARPAYQRALEAEGLQQFYDREFYEIPEG